In a single window of the Bacillota bacterium genome:
- a CDS encoding thioredoxin family protein, which produces MRLSRRLVVLAGLLIVLGTLYAWKTQVLRGSGQAVGHDSASPRGETVAGERGLPMVIDVGRDTCEPCKMMAPLLRELEEEYRGRAIIKVINLDDDPSAASRYGVYLIPTQIFIDASGKEVYRHQGYLSKEAIVSILKDMGVK; this is translated from the coding sequence ATGAGACTTTCACGAAGACTCGTGGTTCTCGCTGGGCTCCTCATAGTCCTGGGAACGTTATACGCATGGAAGACTCAGGTGCTCCGTGGCTCTGGCCAAGCGGTCGGCCACGACAGCGCATCGCCCCGGGGAGAGACGGTGGCAGGCGAAAGAGGTCTGCCTATGGTCATAGATGTCGGACGAGACACCTGTGAGCCTTGCAAGATGATGGCACCCCTGCTGCGAGAGCTTGAGGAGGAGTATAGAGGCAGGGCGATCATCAAGGTAATCAACCTGGACGATGACCCGTCAGCGGCGAGCAGGTATGGCGTATACCTCATTCCTACCCAGATATTCATCGACGCTAGCGGGAAAGAGGTGTATCGTCACCAAGGGTACCTGTCCAAGGAAGCCATCGTGTCGATCCTGAAGGACATGGGGGTAAAGTGA
- a CDS encoding cytochrome c biogenesis protein CcdA, with the protein MESFAATFGGVLDANPLLALILAFFAGLVSAFGPCTLTSVPLIMAYVGGYARDDQRRAFVCSLVFCAGLAVTFTSLGALAAILGRIMSGFGKRWYIALGLFTILLGLWMMGVVNLPVPSVASKRSFRRSGLPGAFALGVVAGAISSPCSTPVLAAILALVAGKGDLVLGVSLLGAYSVGHCALALVAGTSVAFVDRLARSERTERIGGIARFGLGVLVLLAGLYLFYTGI; encoded by the coding sequence GTGGAGTCGTTTGCGGCTACGTTCGGAGGGGTTCTTGACGCGAACCCTCTCCTCGCCTTGATTCTCGCTTTCTTTGCCGGTCTAGTTTCCGCGTTTGGCCCGTGCACCCTCACGTCGGTTCCCCTGATCATGGCCTATGTTGGGGGGTATGCCCGCGACGACCAGCGGAGGGCCTTCGTGTGCTCGCTCGTCTTCTGTGCCGGTCTTGCTGTCACTTTCACAAGCCTTGGGGCGCTTGCGGCGATCCTCGGCAGGATCATGAGTGGATTCGGGAAGAGATGGTACATAGCTTTGGGCCTCTTCACGATCCTCCTGGGACTGTGGATGATGGGCGTCGTCAACCTTCCCGTCCCTTCGGTGGCCTCCAAGAGATCCTTCAGGCGTTCGGGGTTACCCGGGGCCTTTGCCCTCGGCGTGGTGGCGGGGGCCATTTCCTCTCCGTGCTCGACTCCTGTGCTTGCCGCTATACTCGCGCTCGTCGCGGGAAAGGGAGATCTCGTTCTTGGGGTATCGTTGTTGGGTGCGTACTCAGTGGGGCACTGTGCGCTCGCCCTGGTCGCCGGAACGTCCGTCGCCTTCGTGGATCGCCTGGCGAGGTCGGAAAGGACTGAGAGAATCGGAGGTATCGCGAGATTCGGTCTAGGGGTGCTGGTGCTCCTGGCAGGGCTCTACTTATTCTATACCGGGATTTGA
- a CDS encoding metalloregulator ArsR/SmtB family transcription factor, translating to MAYGDVMKRRVSIFKALGHETRARIVEILASEGEKCVCDLVERLGFDQSTISKHLSVLKAAGVVGSTKEGLNVRYGLRTPCVYQFMTCIDRMTDDGECVLVCGGTQRGKE from the coding sequence GTGGCTTACGGCGATGTCATGAAGCGACGGGTATCCATTTTCAAGGCGCTTGGCCACGAGACCCGCGCGCGGATAGTGGAGATCTTGGCGAGCGAGGGGGAAAAGTGCGTATGCGACCTCGTGGAACGGCTGGGTTTCGATCAATCGACCATCTCCAAGCACCTTAGCGTGCTCAAAGCGGCGGGAGTGGTCGGCTCGACAAAAGAGGGGCTCAACGTGAGATACGGCCTCAGGACGCCGTGTGTTTATCAGTTCATGACGTGTATAGACAGGATGACTGACGATGGAGAATGCGTCCTCGTCTGCGGTGGTACCCAACGTGGGAAGGAGTGA